From a region of the Gemmatimonas sp. genome:
- a CDS encoding TonB-dependent receptor, with the protein MRLTSRASCHLLSGAIASASLVGALSAQQTDTSATVRARADSSTLTTLRTVRVRGRADDLVGVATTASQGRVGRADLRLRPLQREGEILEAVPGMILTQHSGDGKANQMVVRGFNLDHGTDFQTRLESMPLNLPTHGHGHGYTDLNQLIPEFVDHLEYKLGPMFAEIGDFGSAGGATLHLARSFASPVALLESGAFGYRRTVLGAGTTKGRSQLLLGGEAKQYDGPWEQPQRLGKFSGMARWTWRGRTNELSLLALGYANRWNSTDQIPSRVVASGAIGRFGQVDPTLGGDAQRQSLSLAWTRTRKRGSLTVDAFVVRHALTLFSNFTYFLDNAAAGDQINQTDDRTLGGVNAELTTVGIVAGIPHLLRSGVQLRGDDIAVGLYRSVARVRGDTVRRDGIDQGSLGGYVSLESRWHPRLRTVLGMRQDVYGFRVRSNDPRNSGTRSAAIASPKASMVFTPTTGTELYLGGGFGFHSNDARGTTIRIDPVSGAPVDAVDPLVRSRAAEVGLRTSAGEWLRTTASVWSLQLDSELLFVGDAGTTEALGRSRRVGVTMANYLKPTTTLTLDSDLSFTRARFADAGPDSDRIPGALERVITAGATWEPVAGVHAIARVRHFGSSALIEDNSVRGTPTTLLNVSVGTTFRGTRLTASLLNAANARSSDVQYYYTSRLAGEAGTGVADVHVHPVEPRMLRVGVSRGF; encoded by the coding sequence ATGCGCCTCACCTCCCGTGCCAGCTGTCACCTCCTGTCCGGGGCGATTGCCTCCGCCTCTCTGGTTGGCGCTCTCTCGGCACAACAGACCGACACGAGCGCAACGGTCAGGGCGCGCGCGGACTCGTCGACGTTGACGACCTTGCGCACCGTGCGCGTACGGGGACGCGCCGACGACCTCGTCGGGGTGGCGACGACCGCCTCTCAGGGCCGCGTCGGTCGCGCCGATCTGCGGCTGCGTCCGCTCCAACGTGAAGGCGAGATTCTCGAAGCCGTGCCCGGCATGATCCTCACGCAGCACAGCGGAGACGGCAAAGCCAATCAAATGGTCGTGCGCGGATTCAATCTCGATCACGGCACCGACTTTCAAACGCGCCTCGAGTCCATGCCACTCAACCTTCCTACGCACGGGCACGGGCACGGCTATACCGACCTCAATCAACTCATCCCCGAGTTCGTCGATCATCTCGAGTACAAACTTGGGCCCATGTTTGCGGAGATCGGCGACTTCGGCAGCGCCGGCGGCGCCACGCTGCACCTGGCGCGATCGTTTGCGTCGCCTGTTGCGTTGCTCGAGAGCGGCGCGTTCGGCTACCGACGCACGGTACTTGGCGCGGGGACGACGAAGGGCCGAAGTCAGTTACTCCTTGGCGGCGAAGCAAAGCAGTACGATGGACCATGGGAGCAGCCGCAGCGCCTGGGAAAGTTCAGCGGCATGGCACGCTGGACCTGGCGCGGACGGACCAATGAGCTCTCGCTGCTGGCACTTGGCTACGCCAATCGATGGAACTCCACCGATCAGATTCCCAGTCGGGTAGTCGCCTCGGGCGCCATCGGGCGTTTTGGACAGGTCGATCCCACGCTGGGAGGTGACGCGCAGCGGCAGAGTCTCTCCCTCGCCTGGACGCGCACGCGGAAGCGCGGCTCGCTAACCGTTGACGCGTTTGTGGTGCGCCACGCGCTGACGCTCTTCTCGAACTTTACGTATTTCCTCGACAATGCCGCAGCGGGCGATCAGATCAACCAAACCGACGACCGCACGCTGGGCGGTGTGAACGCCGAACTGACCACGGTTGGCATTGTGGCCGGTATTCCCCATCTGCTGCGGAGCGGTGTGCAGCTCCGTGGCGACGACATTGCCGTGGGACTCTACCGGAGCGTAGCGCGCGTTCGCGGCGATACCGTGCGTCGCGACGGCATCGACCAGGGAAGTCTGGGCGGTTATGTCAGCCTCGAGTCGCGGTGGCACCCACGCCTGCGCACCGTGCTCGGCATGCGGCAGGACGTGTACGGATTTCGCGTGCGCAGCAACGATCCGCGAAACAGCGGCACACGCAGCGCCGCCATCGCCAGTCCGAAAGCGTCCATGGTCTTCACCCCCACCACCGGAACGGAGCTCTATCTCGGCGGGGGGTTCGGCTTTCACAGCAACGATGCCCGCGGGACGACGATTCGGATTGACCCGGTCAGCGGGGCACCCGTTGACGCGGTGGACCCGCTGGTCCGCTCGCGTGCCGCTGAAGTCGGTCTTCGGACGTCGGCCGGTGAATGGCTGCGCACCACGGCGTCAGTTTGGTCGCTGCAGCTGGACAGCGAGCTCCTGTTCGTGGGCGATGCCGGCACCACGGAGGCGCTGGGGCGCAGTCGCCGGGTAGGCGTGACGATGGCCAACTACCTGAAGCCGACCACCACCCTCACCCTCGATAGCGATCTTTCCTTCACGCGCGCACGCTTCGCGGACGCGGGCCCGGACAGCGATCGCATTCCGGGGGCGCTCGAGCGCGTGATCACGGCCGGCGCGACGTGGGAGCCCGTGGCCGGTGTTCACGCCATCGCGCGTGTTCGCCACTTCGGATCGAGTGCGCTGATCGAGGACAATAGCGTGCGCGGCACGCCCACGACGCTACTCAACGTGAGCGTCGGCACCACGTTTCGTGGTACGCGACTCACGGCGAGTCTGTTGAACGCCGCCAATGCGCGCAGCAGCGACGTCCAGTACTACTATACCTCGCGCCTTGCCGGCGAGGCTGGCACTGGCGTCGCGGATGTGCACGTCCATCCCGTCGAACCGCGCATGCTGCGCGTCGGCGTGTCGCGCGGCTTCTAG
- a CDS encoding DUF4331 family protein has protein sequence MDISFLSRRATRVVALVAAVGSIGVAGAVYASDHQDTPEVELNPRMDINDVYAFPGSSADRIALIMTTSSPIAGTTASFDPDLLYQLKVDNSGDAIEDLVFQVTFDNGVGAAQKYTVRGPVAPTMTGTKSSLVTTGPVLTGTVGSIGGSATGTQVFTGVRADPFVIDLEQFFNIIPDRRPSTGPLSGPATPTATAFRTPGIDFLRPFNTLAIAIELPKALLQSNTAATANFGVWGTISR, from the coding sequence GTGGACATCTCCTTTCTCTCCCGACGCGCCACGCGCGTCGTCGCACTGGTCGCTGCCGTCGGCTCGATCGGTGTCGCCGGTGCGGTATACGCATCGGATCACCAGGACACGCCGGAAGTCGAGTTGAATCCGCGCATGGACATCAACGACGTCTATGCGTTTCCTGGCTCGTCGGCCGATCGCATTGCCCTGATCATGACGACGTCGAGCCCCATTGCCGGCACGACCGCGTCGTTCGATCCGGACCTGCTGTATCAGCTCAAGGTCGACAACAGCGGCGATGCGATCGAAGACTTGGTGTTCCAGGTCACGTTCGACAACGGCGTCGGTGCGGCGCAGAAGTACACCGTGCGTGGGCCCGTTGCCCCGACGATGACCGGCACGAAGTCGTCTCTCGTCACCACCGGCCCGGTGCTCACGGGCACGGTTGGCAGCATTGGCGGCTCGGCCACCGGCACGCAGGTGTTCACGGGCGTGCGCGCTGATCCGTTCGTGATCGATCTCGAGCAGTTCTTCAACATCATTCCGGACCGTCGTCCGTCGACCGGTCCGTTGTCTGGCCCGGCCACGCCGACCGCTACGGCATTCCGTACGCCTGGCATCGACTTCCTGCGTCCATTCAACACGCTCGCGATCGCCATCGAACTCCCGAAGGCCCTGCTGCAGTCGAACACGGCCGCGACCGCCAACTTCGGCGTCTGGGGCACGATCAGCCGATGA
- a CDS encoding DUF4331 family protein → MRRSLATRLFTVALALPLFAACSDDDNGGTITDPIVTTPRVYSQVERLGNPLVSEVFFAKRDHGLHNTTAPATDITNGFRTKIKAFTDAFNRGNTIGTTLGAVLVPDMLMVYPNRAGSTSGWLSWALASGYGGRNLKDDVVDAGLTATFGNLLDPAATVLPGLTSDNISTSVRTYGTAFPYLEAAR, encoded by the coding sequence ATGCGCCGCTCACTCGCTACTCGTTTGTTCACCGTCGCGCTTGCTCTCCCGCTGTTCGCTGCGTGCAGCGATGACGACAACGGGGGCACGATCACTGACCCAATCGTCACCACCCCGCGTGTGTACTCGCAGGTCGAGCGCCTCGGCAATCCGCTGGTGAGCGAAGTGTTCTTCGCCAAGCGCGATCACGGCTTGCACAACACGACCGCGCCGGCCACCGACATCACGAACGGTTTCCGCACGAAGATCAAGGCCTTCACGGATGCCTTCAACCGTGGCAACACGATCGGCACCACGCTCGGCGCCGTGCTGGTGCCCGACATGCTCATGGTGTATCCGAACCGTGCCGGATCGACTTCGGGCTGGCTGAGCTGGGCGCTCGCCAGTGGCTACGGTGGTCGCAATCTGAAGGACGACGTGGTCGATGCTGGTCTGACGGCGACGTTCGGCAATCTGCTCGACCCCGCTGCCACGGTATTGCCCGGCTTGACGTCGGACAACATCAGCACGTCGGTGCGTACGTACGGCACAGCGTTCCCGTATCTCGAAGCGGCACGATGA